In Enoplosus armatus isolate fEnoArm2 chromosome 12, fEnoArm2.hap1, whole genome shotgun sequence, the DNA window atataaatactACAAAAACATGGGGGAAAGAGTTTACAAGAGCTCAAGTTTATTCTGCTGCGTTAATGCTGTCCCAGTGTCAATAGAGCTTTGGTGGATCTAGTGACAGTACTGGTACCCACCTGATTCAGTAGTACTGCTGccataaaataatataatataaaataaaataactgcaTGATTTGGATGTAAAAGTCCAAACAAGTAATATAAAGATGTATAGTCTGTATCCCAGAAATCAAAGATTCAGATCTTCTTGTCCAGTTTCTAAAGAGTTACAAATACTGACTGAAGCCTATTGGAATAACGTGTATTAATTGGATTTTGCACTAATAGAAGCTCCCAaccaaatatacacattttgcAGCTCAGTCTGAGTGCCATCAAATACTTGTGATGATAAGGAAAGGAGGTAATTAAACCACAGTAACAGGATATCTCCACTTGAGCAGCTCACTAAATGAATAACCTGTGTTAATTACACGACATGCCGGTGCATGTAAGAACTCTACAGTTGATGGCAAAAGAAGCACCATGGCACCCAGTGCAACCTTTACCTTGTCACTGACACCCTTTATTATGGCTGCATATCACATGACCAATGAGGGCCTTTAGGGaacagaagatgatgatgagtgcATCTCAGTTGGGTCACACATGTGATCAAACTGTTTTATTGGACAAATATGCTGAATTTAGAAGAAAACTGTCTTGTCACTGTCTGCCttggtcacacacactgacttgcATTAATTCCCTGGAGACTTAACACGTCATaaccaccctaaccctaaccacaaCCCCCAACCCTAAAATGAACCACAACCCTAATCGTTACCCTAAAATTCAGTGGTTTGCCTTGTGGGGACCTACTTTTTGCCCCCAAATAGGAagtgagtccccacaatgtgacagTGTGCTTTGGCTtttgtccccacaatgtgattGATACaagcaccaacacacacacacacacacacacactctctctctctctctctctttctctctccacacttGCATTTCCTCCTCGTGGCCCACAGAGGGCGCTGTCCCCTCGTTCTTCTCCTATAGCGGCTTCCACCCAATGGACTGCTTTTTAACAAGTCAATTAATATCAATGAGTGAATATACATAGCACATTTACAAAGAGTGCAATCTGAGGGATGAATTAACCAAATCGATTAGGGAGGAATAAATGACTGTGTGACCCGCAGACATTGTGGAAGTGGCCTCTCGCTGAAAATCAATGAATTAGAAATATGAATCTAATCGCCCTTTGGTGACACGTTGAGTAGCTGCAGCCTGATCTCAggcctttttcattttgtgtctgaGACGCAAACATTTAGGGACTAGTTAACGACCACAGTGCTGCCATGCTGACCATATACTCTTagttatatttcattttgttttgtcaagttAGGATGAACATAACGATTCTGCACAAGAAAGGAGGCGttttactgatttaaaaaatgtaaaaatagcaCATGATTCCGAGACTTTTGCATCATGTTAGTTGGTTTTACTGTTTGCATGGTAGTGGGAGTATTATGTGCTGTTTGATAGCTGTTAGATGGCTGGCTTGttcatctctcacacacacaggacggGATTTGTTTTTAGATCATTTGCTTTTTATTCAATGTAGTCTGTTTGAGCGGACTCACTATATAAAAGCATCACATTTAGGCCTTGGAGAATCAATGGTTTGAGTATAGGCCTAcatgcttttttaaatgtgttatttctttaaaatgcGCGGCATTTGGTGATGATTTAAGTTAAATATAGCCTGACATCTcctaaaatgtattcataaacaGCCGAATTTTAAAAATCCCCGTGACACCTGCAGCCTGAGTGAAATCTAAACTAAATATAACTAAACAGTGGATTATGAGTAACCTCGTGCAGTCGATGTGTGTCTGGCTGTAATGTTAGTTGTGTGATGTGGCGCTTATCCCAAACCTTCCTTTTTGGCGCTAACAGCCCTGTGTTCATTTGCTGCCTAATTGGACTACATGAGACCAATAACAGGCGagcacacacagcctgcagccagAGCGCACAGAGGGGaggatgctctctctctctctctctctctctctctctctctcgccgtCTCTCCCTTAATCCCATTTGCCATTGTACATGCCCAATCGCCTATACTTTCCGCATTTAACTtggatgacatttttatttcatcattagCATCAGACGCCAGACTGACTGACACGGTGGACACAGTTTGCGTTTTGACGAGCCCCGGAATGAGACATCTCCATGTttatacatctttttttatttaccactcaaacattttattatattgttgttttagcCTAGAAGGACGTGTGTTTTGACGCTCTCTCCGGGTGTGAAATCGAGTATCCGCGTTAAGTCACTGAGAAGAATAAAACGGGGACTCCTCGCGGCCAGGATATCGACAGTCTGTAAGTCAGCCTTTTAATTCCTGCTTCCGTGGTCCTCTGCGTTCAGACCACAGCCACAGAGATGCCAGAGACAACGCAAGAGACGTGCGCTTCGGCCAAGGACTCTCCTTTCTTCATTAAGAACCTGCTGAACTGTGATAGCAAACCGTCCAAACCCAAGCCCGTGCTGGCTGCCGCCAAGGCGGCCTTGGAGGGAGGATTTTCCCTTTCCCAGGTCGGGGACTTCAACTTTCCACGCTTTGACCTGCCCGCACAGAGGTTCAGTCTACCGGCTCACTACTTGGAGCGCACCTCGGCGTGGTGGTACCCCTACGCCCTCAGCTCATCCGCCCACCTTCACAGAACCGAAGGTAAGACTGACAGTCTGCGCccataatatgaaataaatattgtttCACTTAAGAGTAAGTATTTGTCCCACTTTCAGCCTTTTAGTTCCATGTTGATGTTGGAGTTTTTCCACATAATCATTAAAATAGAGAACTTTTTCAGGACCATATCCCATGTGCGTTTTGTGACACATTGTCTTGTCAGCAGCCAGTCATTGCACTTCCTCCTCACAAATGTTGACTATAGTGTACTCGATAAAAGTGGATTTTGTGCGTTTTGGTGATAGGAAATAAATACTACGCCTTGTCTTTACCACACCGCATAGTGCACAGTGATGTGACGCCTTGTCCTCTATGAAGGCCTATTTTGTTATGCCACGACGCGGGATAATAGATCAATAAAGTGACACACTGAGCATAAAATGAAGTAGACATCATCAAATCATCGGATGAGGGTGACGATGCGCAGCGTGCTTTTGATTTGTCTATTGGCGCTCACTATGAACATCTTACCCTCGAGACTCGGTCACTGACAGCGCTTTTACCCGCCTGTTCCGGTGATTTATTCACGTGGGATTTAAAACACGCTGATATGAATGGCACTGTCGTGCGTCCATGCAAAGAAAAAACGGGTTTTTTTGAAAGCTTGTTCAAGAAAGAGTGACTGTACcaccctgttttgttttaataaaagtaTTAAATAAAGCAGGCCAACAGAGTTTGGATATTTTATGTCTTTAGTCTCTTAAAACGTGGTGTTTTCATAGGGTAAAAATCataatttgaatatatttgaacACGATGTTGTCAGTCACGTCTAGCTCTGAAAGtgctttatgtttatgttgcaAGCCATATTTGTTCTGGCACTATTTATAACACTTTTAGTTTCCCCAAAGCCCACAGGCTGTCAGTATCAACAGGCTgtaataaaagcaaacacattcaGCGTCAGGCCCCAGTGTTCATGACCACGTCTCCCTGTGTCCCCATTTCAGTCACCGAGAAACCAAGAGCCAGAGACTCCTCTCCAACCTCGTGCACAGACAGAGACTCGCCCGACCTGGTGCTCAAATCCGAGCCAGACGCCAAAGACGACGACGAGGACGAtgagcacaacaacaaaagcgGCGACGAGATCATCCTGGAGGAGAGCGACACGGAAGAAGCCAAAAAAGACGAGCTGGAGGAGTGGAAGAAGAGGGACGACGACAAGAAGCCGTGCCGCAAGAAGAAGACGCGCACGGTTTTCTCCCGGAGCCAGGTGTTCCAGCTGGAGTCCACCTTCGACATGAAGCGGTACCTGAGCAGCTCGGAGCGGGCCGGCCTGGCCGCGTCCCTCCACCTGACGGAGACCCAGGTGAAGATCTGGTTCCAGAACAGGAGGAACAAGTGGAAGAGGCAGCTGGCCGCGGAGCTGGAGGCCGCCAACCTGAGTCACGCCGCGGCGCAGAGGATAGTCCGGGTGCCCATCCTCTACCACGAGAACTCGGCCTCGGAGAGCGCAGGCGCCGGTGCCAACGTGCCCGCGAGCCAGCCGCTGCTCACCTTCCCGCACCCGGGCGTCTACTACTCCCATCCCATCGTCACATCCGTGCCGCTGCTCAGACCGGTTTGAAAAGAGCTGAGTCTTGCGGCACAAGTTGGTGTCTTATTTTCAAAATCAACTCATCCGAAAAATAAAGACTTAATATTTTTGTACAACTGACctaaagaagaaacaaaaaaaacaaaaaaaaaagaaaagaaaagaaaagaaaagagacactGTCAGGCCAACATGGACCTACTTTGGCAAATTTATTGTGTCATTTTCCATAAGGGTGCCGTTTACACGTGATCCGACAATTCAAATCCCatgtttatcattattattattattattattattatatgtcaTAATAATCACCTCAGGAGTCCACCTGCTTACACTGCCTGATgagtgtcttttattttatagcCTACACCATGACTGTTGCTGGGCTGGCCAACTCTGTGtgatgtgcaaaaacaaaaaacaacaaaactttatttgtttacaaaaatTGGCGGCCTAAAGGCGCGGGCCTGCTCATCATGTAACActattatttgattttttttttttacatttccagagCTGATTACACGATGATGTGCAATACACTGACGGTGTGCTGTGAATGGGGAATATACATCTTTTGTCATCGATTCACGGTGGAATATTGATGAGGCTTTTGTTGTAATTTccctatttttttgtttttgttgtttgctttttaaagcGCTTGACGGGGGACAATCAAGACACTCTCAACTGTAAAATACCCATGTAGCTTTATGTTTAGTTGTAGTGATCCTCACTCTTGTTCCCTCCACATGGACACGTCCTTCAAGCACAAGTGTGAGCGCCAATGTCTCTtaatctgctttgtgtttttgaacagGAGCGACAAAAATATCGACTACActggtgtaaaaaaaatatgtaaatgtatatatttaatgaGGCCCGGGGAGAGGGGCTGCCACTTGCGGCTCCTCCTTTGTACAGTAAAAACAACGTTTTGATATTGTATTGCTGAACCATGTTGTGAAATAAATGGAGAATATTCCTTACATTTTAGGATGTTTTTGTATGACTTCTGTATCCACTGATGGATTACAAAATCTCAGTAATGCCCAGAGGAGGTTAAATGGAGCCATTTTataattatacatatattttaattattttatcgctgcaatataaaacatttttcacacaaaaaaatgtgttcaccaagagacagcaaaagaaaaaaaaaatgttaaaagtagATGATGAGCCAAATTAATCTTCTGATAATAGATACACATCGAACCCTCCatcaagtcacacacacacacttgtagcATGGGCAGGTGGGTTTCTGTAATCATCTTAGTGTTATGCACTTTAAAAAcgttattttacataaaaagtgGTTCGGTCAATTACATGCGTAATTGCCACCATCTTGCCAAAATTATGGGTAATGTATTCAGAAGAGGGCATTACTCCCTGAGTATGAGCTGCtgtcttttaacatttttttcactgtctctctcatgaccgtgtgtgtgtgtgtgtgtgtgtgtgtgtgtgtgtgtgtattgtggcAGGTATCGCCACCTCTCTATTTTGGTGTTGCAGCCAGCCATCAATTTTACTGTTAAGttataattttattatttttctcttatttttgtattttaagaacttttttttcctgaacgtaattttattttttgactaCTTTATGAGGACACGTCCCTCTATAAGGATCACTTGTGATGCCACTTATACATAAGTGGTGAGATAGGACACTTGTTTTAGgatataaaagaaacatttaatataaaaataatatccTTATTAAAGATTGTTTTTATCTGTACAATTACATCTCACAATGCCTCCACTGTTAAATCATGTATTGCTCTGCAGTAGCCTAAATTAATGGCtcatctttttaaaagaagGTTTGAagaaaatggtgtaaaatgtcaaattagaGATAAATTATTAAACCGGTACTTTGTAACACATACGACTACAGGTGTCACTGGAAACTTAATGCGACTATCTCAACGAAGACATGCAGAAGTTTATTGGTAAGTTAATTAAGTAACACAGTTAATGGTATAAATAAGCTAAAAAGAAATACGATGAGCTAATCTTGCTTGTTTTCATGCAAATTAACCTGCATTTTATCGAATAAGGAAACAACTTCTGAGCGAATGTGGAGAGATCTGAATTCCAACTTGATAGATTTGAAGATACTACGTGATTTAAGAAAAGTGGAATATAAATTACGTTACAGGCTGTCCCACCCCATGATGATGGTATTGCTTTtcaatgtaaagaaaaaatcAGAATGACATTTCTATATAGGTGTTCTTAACAGTATCCAGGGGAGACATCAAGCCGAGACTGAGTCTGGGATTGTACAGTTACTACATATACTGTTACTGCATagtatttttatcattatttatttatttatttttacaaacCTGGATGTATTCTAAAGTTACAAGGGAGCAATGCAGATCCGAGGGGAGGAGGCtatgaggggagggagagaacacTCCTCGCAGCCTCTGCTGAGTTGATGATCAGTAATCAGTGATAAATAATCACCAGGATGGggtgttttatttaaacaaaggTTTTCTTTACGAGGCTGAGTAGAAACCAGACTGTAATCAGGTGACAGAGTCCAAGTGGACGCTTGTATCTGCAGAGAAGCAACAACCTGCTTCTGCCTGGTCCCTTTAATTAAAACACCAACACTCAGCAAAGCGTAGTTCCCTCGAAGAGTGTTTGACGCGCAGGCAGACAAACTATTGATGGCTTCACAGTTTGAGGCGTATCTGAAGGTTCAATCTGCCTGCAGTATTCTGCATTAATACAAATAACAGACTGCACAATATAGCACCTCGATATGAGAAATATTACCGTaaggaaaatgttgaaattcaaAATTGAACAGATGAGATTACGCGTGAAAATCAACTATGAGGCACACGAGCCTTCGCCTCAAAGGTCATATTCTGTTTTCATCTGTAGGCTAATGCAGTTATTGGAAATGAATCAGTCAGCAATAAACTCTATATGATGACCTCATCAAGAGACAAAGGGTTCATTCAAATATCGTCCGATCACCCAAGTATTGACGCGTACCACGCACACTCAACACGGCCCCATTACTGCAAATTAATAGATTAGTATGGCATTATTCCTCTGGCACATATCGATCTGCAAACGTCTGCATCATATTGCGTCAAGTAAGAGCAACGTTCACGCGCCGCTTCGGCTCAGCGTATGACCTTGATTTGCGCGCATAAATTGAAAAAATTACCACTCGATAATTTCCATTTGTGCGACATCTTTATgtaaaggagagaagggagCGAGGCCAAAATCAGATAAAGTACATTTGCAGGAACGGGGGCAAACGGACGTGACCGGGAACTGCGCTCAGTGTATTACATTAAAATGGAGAGCTGAATGAGTCATTTGAAGCCCTATCATAGGTTTTAGTGCCAGTTTGGAAACACACAAGTGGCCCGACCACCTTGCGTAACGCTAGCCTCTTCTCTGCAGCCACTGGCACCTCAAGTGTGGTGTACTATTAAAGTTTGTTATAGCGGGACTTAAAGGCTGCAGGCAGAGATTAAAGCATTTATTTAGAGAAGCAAAACAGGTTCTGTCAGGGCAGAGGCCTAAAGAATCAGTTCCGGCAGTGGTTCATGGAATTAGGCTCTCCGTGTTATTTCAATTGAAGGAGTGAGATAATGATAAAGAATATATAAACTTAATCCTCCCTTGTAAAGTTTTCAGTTTCTTTAACAAATCATACCAAACGACAAGCATCCTCCTTGATGCCTCCCTCGGGCAAAATAGGGCCAAAAGTGGATTCGCGTGTGTAAAAGTTCAAGCAGATCTACTCAAAGGCACCTTTCATGTTGGCACTGTGCGTCAACAAACGCATCCTGTTATAGATACACACTCCTGGTGAATTTCCATAATCAGAGGCCCAACAGTGCCCGGTGGGACGCGCCAAAGCTCGTGTGTTTGAACAACTCTTTTGACACTTCGTGAGGAGGAAATCTTGTTTTAAACCCATCCCATTTGCTTTGCTGATTGAATGCGAGCATCAGATTTTCATCAAAGTTCTATTAAGTGAAACATAGGTTGCGGGGCACCGTCTGATTGGAACAGTTTAaattttaattgtgtttttaatttgacataTAGTTGCTGTGAAGAATGACACTGAAACGCCGAGGGGCGGTCgattttcttaatttctccCCGAGGAATTGATGAGTCTATCAGGGCAGTAGATTGGAAAGCCATTAAAACTCAATGGTTAGGTTGTTAATTGGAACTTGATGGATAGGAGCCTGTGGATAGGCTGTACTGATCCAATCTTcctgactttgtgttttccaaTAAATTACCCAGTTCATTTCCACACTCAGATTACATAAATTGTACACCTCCAGGGCTCGGGCGCTCTGCTTGCGTttacaactctctctctctctctctctctctcacccacacacacacacacacacactatctctctctctctctctctctctctctctctctctctctctctctcacacacacacacacacacacacacacacacacacacacacacatacacacacgcgccTCCTGAAAAAAGAGCAGGCCCAGCTTTCTTGAATGAAAATCGAAACATAATCAACGTTTATACTTAGAAAATTTATTGATATCATTTTCTCTGGTAATTTCCTTATTCTAGAGTTGGACACGCCATATATCATAATACACACGTGTAAAGGGtctttgtttaatatttatCGAAGCTTGATTCCCAGATCAAAGCGCCTCATAacttcatctgtctttctcagaCCTGCTAAAGATCTTGTTCTGTTATTGCGGTAGGGCGGCCATACCACCACCTATCATTGTGATAGAGCACGAACTTAGGCCCGCTCCGTGCTGTTTGGGCCTCGCCAGACCTCGCGCTGAGACGCAGAAACGCGGGCAAGGGATGAACATTTCCATAGTAATGGAAGGAACCACACTGACTGGCCTATAAACGccactctgacacacaaacagcgCGTGTAACTCATTCTCTGCTGCACAATAGCAGCCTGTTATGTCCACTATCTCCATGATGAACTAATCTCACTTTGCAAAAGTCGTCTGAAAGTGATGAAGGCGGCCGCACTGACAAAGGTCTTTGTTTGAAAAGAGCGGCATATAAAATAAACCCATTTAACTGTCATTGCAGATTTCACGCCTTATGTGTAACCACCATAAATCTAGCATCCGCCCTGACTGCCCTCATatatttgccccccccccccccccccttcagtaAAGCCTCCCCTGCGTAAGCGTTTTGTTAAGATCGTTAAGCAGCTGCCGGCCCCGCTGCCAGTTGACGATATTTACTCGTGGATCCAGATGCTTCTGTCTGGCTGCtatgaggaggatgatgatggtgatgacgaCAGAAGCCACTGTCAGCAGCATCATCAGCGTCCACAGCCGCCGTCTTCTCCCTTTACCAGCCACGTCTTAACACCGAATGCCGTTTGTGTGGCTACCGGGAAGAGCGCTGACACGATGATTAAAGCTGACCATTTGTAATGTGTCTGGGGCTCCCTTACAAAGCACTAAAAGAGGGATAATGTGCCCGAACCGCCAGCTCAAGCCCCGCAGCTGTCCCGCAGCCAGACGcaaccagagagagacacagacacacacagatagagcaTGGGTGGTGAAGGTGGGAGGAGGGCGGCGGTGGGAAGCGcgcccccctctcctctcacactgcacacacactgcacacacactgcacacagacacacacacgcgtgcgcGCACTCAGCCCCCACTACCTccaatcaattagtcaatcaattaGCCGGCCTCCACTCCACGCGCGGTCATCACGAGGCAGATTAGCCCAGTAATGATCAAATTAATTCTTAATCGCAGATAATGGACGCGGAATGagtttattattttcaggaaaAATGAGTTGGGCCTCTGTATTAGTTTCAGGGCTGCGTGCGTGTTGCCGTCACCCCGGCCAATTTAGCATGCATAggacaatagaaaaaaaaagacataatgaCAGTTCGTGCATGAGGTCATCCTCAGTTGACTGAGCCTTCCTGGTTGTGCAGGTTGCATGTAGGGTTATAGACattttcactcactcactcactcactctctcactctcacactctcacactctcacacacacacacacacacacacacacacacacacacacacacacacacacagactttataCATGAGGCATATTTAAACCACATGCCATCCTCTATAGGAAAGCTAttgcaagaaaataaaataaaataatatttttcataaATCAACACATTTCCTCAAGCTGTGGCATAAGGTAATTTAGTGCCAAAATTCATAACCAAGTTTTAATTTACCCAAAACCatattagactttttttttgataaCAAGTAAAGGTTGCAGCTGAGTTATATgaacattactgtaaatgttttaagtGCAGCTGAATGCAGAAATGAGCACTGTTGCTCTTCTGCGACTCTCTTGCTCTCCTCATCCCATCTAAAAACCTTGACAGGAGTTTGAAATTTCCGGGCTTGTGTTGGAGGCTGCCATTGGCCCAGGAGGAGCTTACCTACATGCAAATGAAGCGACGCAACCTGACTGCCTCTGATCCAGAGCGTGAGGAGGAGGACCAGGAATACACTCATGTTCCCCGAGCTCTAGAAAAAACACCTTCAACTCCTTCAATGTTAAAACTCCACAATTAAACAggcaaggggaaaaaaacagaagacaaaagCCGCTTTCGTAATTTTTACGCACCAATCGTGTTGAGACCAATAACGGAATACAAGGGGACAGACAGATTCAGTCAATACTTCAATACTGTTATGAAGCGAGAATGAGTAGCGCAGAAGACAGCGGGAGCAAGTGCTCGTCGGGCCCGATTTCCAGCTTTACCATCCAGTCTATTTTAGGGACGCCGTCCGATGCGCCGCGCTCCGGGACCAAAGAGCTCTCCAAGGGGCCGCCGCCTCCGCCGCGGAGGCGCTCGCTGTCGGTGTCCTCCGAG includes these proteins:
- the hmx3a gene encoding homeobox protein HMX3 — protein: MPETTQETCASAKDSPFFIKNLLNCDSKPSKPKPVLAAAKAALEGGFSLSQVGDFNFPRFDLPAQRFSLPAHYLERTSAWWYPYALSSSAHLHRTEVTEKPRARDSSPTSCTDRDSPDLVLKSEPDAKDDDEDDEHNNKSGDEIILEESDTEEAKKDELEEWKKRDDDKKPCRKKKTRTVFSRSQVFQLESTFDMKRYLSSSERAGLAASLHLTETQVKIWFQNRRNKWKRQLAAELEAANLSHAAAQRIVRVPILYHENSASESAGAGANVPASQPLLTFPHPGVYYSHPIVTSVPLLRPV